From Streptomyces sp. SCSIO 75703:
GCGGTGCTGCGCTCGGGAGAAGGCATGGGGTCCAGGGTACCCAGGTGTTTGACAACCTGAAATGTTCAGCCGCATGGTTGTTTCAGGTAGTGAAGCATTCGCGGCCGGAGCCGAGCGCCGGCCCGCGGACGCGACCCCCGTGCGGAAAGGCGCCCCGATGACCGACTCCCCCTCCCTCCCCGCCGTCAACCGTGAATGGCACCTCGTCAGCCGTCCGGTCGGCTGGCCCGAGCCGGAGGACTTCGCCCTGGTCGAGGCGGAGGTGCCCGTCCCCGCCGAGGGCCAGGTGCTGGTCCGCAACCGGTACCTCTCGGTCGACCCCTACATGCGCGGCCGCATGAGCGCCGCGAAGTCCTACGTCGCCCCCTTCGAACTGGGCAAGGCGATGCAGGGCGGCGCCGTCGGCGAGGTCGTCGCCTCCGCGGCGGAGGGCTTCGCGCCCGGCGACCACGTGCTGCACTTCCTCGGCTGGCGCGAGTACGCCGTCCTGGACGCCCGGCACGCCGTCCGCGTCGACCCGGACGCGGCCCCGCTCTCCACCTACCTCGGCGTGCTCGGCATGACCGGCCTGACCGCCTACGCGGGACTGCTGCGGGTGGCCGCGCTCCGCGAGGGCGACACCGTCTTCGTCTCCGGCGCGGCCGGCGCCGTCGGCGGCCAGGTCGGCCAGATCGCCCGGCTGAAGGGCGCCTCCCGGGTCGTCGGCTCGGCCGGCTCCGACGCCAAGGTGCGGCTGCTCCTGGACGAGTACGGCTTCGACGCCGCCTTCAACTACAAGGACGCCCCGGTGGCCGAGCAACTGCGCTCCGCCGCCCCCGACGGCGTGGACGTGTACTTCGACAACGTGGGCGGCGACCACCTGGAGGCGGCCATCGGCCGGCTCAACCGGGGCGGCCGGATCGCGGTCTGCGGCATGATCTCGGTCTACAACGCCACCGAGCCCGCCCCCGGCCCGCGCAACCTCGCCCGCCTCATCCAGACCCGCGGCCGGATCGAGGGCTTCCTCGTCGGCGACCACGAGGACCTGCGGCCCCGGTTCGTCGAGGAGGTCGGCGCCTGGGTCCGCTCCGGTGAGCTGAAGTACCACGAGACGGTGGTCGAGGGCGTCGGGAACACCCTCGACGCCTTCCTCGGCGTCCTGCGCGGGGACAACACCGGCAAGATGATCGTCGCGGTCTGACCCGGCCCGTCCAGAGCGAGCGGGTCCCCACGGGGCCTACCGGGCCTGCGGGGCCTGCGGGGCTCACGGGGTCTGCGAGGCCCACCGGGCCCACCGGGCCCACCGGGCCCACCGGGCTCGCCCGGAGGGCTCGGTGGGGCCCGGATGCCGGGCCCGGGGTCTCCGTGTCCGCCGGCCCCGCGCGCCCGCGCCGCGCCCCGCACCCCTTCCCGGGTGTTCCGCGATGCGGTAACGTCTTTCCGAAATCCGTCGTGGTCGTGGGCGCGAGTCACGGCGGACCGAGGAGGAAGACACCCGCATGCCCATCCAGCAGTCCGAGGTCCTCTACACCGCCGTCGCCACCGCCGAGAACGGCCGCGACGGCCGCGTCGCCACCGACGACGGCAGGCTCGACCTGGTCGTCAACCCGCCCAAGGAGATGGGCGGCAGCGGCGCCGGCACCAACCCGGAGCAGCTCTTCGCCGCCGGTTACAGCGCCTGCTTCCAGGGCGCGCTGGCGGTCGTCGCCCGCCAGGAGGGCGTCGACGTCTCCGGCTCGACCGTCACCGCGAAGGTCGGGATCGGCAAGAACGCCGACGGGTTCGGGATCACCGTCGAGATCTCCGCGTCGATCCCCGGACTGGGCGCCGAGGACGCCCGCAGCCTGACGGAGAAGGCCCACCAGGTCTGCCCTTACTCCAAGGCCACCCGCGGCAACATCACCGTCACCCTCGCCTGAGACGGGACCGCTCCGCCCCCCCGGGCCGCCGGGCACGCGGCGTGACCCGCCCGCCCGGCGCGGCACGGCCCCGGAGTCCCGGCGATCCCGTCGTGCGGCCCCCAGGCCCCCGCCGTCCGGGGCCGCGCGACCCCGCGACCCGGGCCGCGCCGTCCCGGACGGGGGCCGCGCGTGCCCCGGTAGAGTTCCGCCCATGCGCGATCTGGGGGCGGGGTTCGGTCATCTCCTCAAAGGCCAGCGGTGGATGGCCCGGCACCGGAAGAACTACGGCTACGGACTCCTGCCCGGTCTGATCACCCTCGTCCTCTACCTCGCGACCCTCGTCGTGCTGATCGTGTGGGGCGCGGACACGGTCGCCTGGGCGACGCCCTTCGCCGACGACTGGGCGAGCCCCTGGGCCGGGATCTTCCGCGGCGTGCTGACCGTGGTGCTGTTCGCGCTCGGCCTGCTCCTGGCCGTCCTCACCTTCACCGCCGTCACCCTGCTCATCGGAAGCCTCTTCTACGACAGCCTCTCCGAGGCCGTCGACCGGGACGTCTCCGCCGACGGCACCGCGCCCGAGTCCGAGCTGTCCTTCTGGCGCGACGTGTGGGTCTCCACCCGGGACAGCCTGCGCATCCTGGTGCGGGCCGCCCTGTGGGGCGTGCTGCTCTTCGCGCTCGGCTTCGTGCCGGTGCTCGGGCAGACCGCCGTGCCGGTGGCGGGGTTCCTCGTCACCGGCTTCTTCCTCAGCGAGGAACTGGCCGCGGGCGCCCTCCAGCGCCGGGGCCTGGAACTGCGCGAGCGGCTGGCGCTGCTGCGCACCCGCAAGCTGCTGGTGTGGGGCTTCGGCACACCGCTGGGCCTGGCCTTCCTGGTGCCGTTCGTCGCGGTCTTCCTGATGCCGGGCGCGGTCGCCGGCGCCACCCTCCTCGCCCGCGACCTGCTCGGCGAGGAGATCCTCGACGGCCCCGCCCACGCGTCCGACGACGACCCCGGCCCTGAGCCCGACGACCCCGCCCACGCCTGCGACGACGACCCCGCCCCCGACGGCGACACCGGACCGCACGGTCACCCGGGCTCCGGCGCGACCGGCCGGACCGCCCACGGACCCGTGTGAAAGGTTCGTACGGACATCCCCCGAATCCTCCCGATCACCGGCCGCAGGCCCCGCGGGGCCACTACGGTCGGACCGTACGGCGTCCCGCGCCACCCGCCCGACGCCCCCGTGGACAGCCCCGGCCCGGCACCTGACGGCCGGGCCGGGGCTCACCCGGCGGACGGCACCGGCACCCGGCCCCCGCCGCCCCGCTCACGGGCCGTGGGCGCCGAGACGGGACGTGCCCGGATTCGCCTCACCCGTCATTCCGGTCCCGGGCGAGCCGCCCCGGGCCGCTCCGCCGTGACCGCGCGGTAGGCGATCTCGGCCAGCCGGGCCTGGCCGTCCACGCTCGGGTGGAACCAGTCCCAGCGGCTGAGCTGCGCGGTGCCGAACCGGTACGCGTACACCGCCCCGTCGTCCGTACGGCACCGCCGGTCCTTCGCGCACACCTCCCGCAGCACCTCGTTGTACGCTTCCACCCGCTCCCGCACGGCGTCGCGCCGCTCGGTCGCCGCCGCGTCCAGCGCGTCCGCGTCGCCCAGCATCGACGGGCACAGGCCGAGCTTCCACACCTGCTTGCCGAGCGCGTTGGTACGCCCCTGGGACCACAGGCGCTTCAGGTCCGGGATGCTCGCCACGTACACCTGTGTCCGCGGCAGCTCCGTGCGCAGGGCGCGCAGCGCCTCCTCG
This genomic window contains:
- a CDS encoding NADP-dependent oxidoreductase, with amino-acid sequence MTDSPSLPAVNREWHLVSRPVGWPEPEDFALVEAEVPVPAEGQVLVRNRYLSVDPYMRGRMSAAKSYVAPFELGKAMQGGAVGEVVASAAEGFAPGDHVLHFLGWREYAVLDARHAVRVDPDAAPLSTYLGVLGMTGLTAYAGLLRVAALREGDTVFVSGAAGAVGGQVGQIARLKGASRVVGSAGSDAKVRLLLDEYGFDAAFNYKDAPVAEQLRSAAPDGVDVYFDNVGGDHLEAAIGRLNRGGRIAVCGMISVYNATEPAPGPRNLARLIQTRGRIEGFLVGDHEDLRPRFVEEVGAWVRSGELKYHETVVEGVGNTLDAFLGVLRGDNTGKMIVAV
- a CDS encoding organic hydroperoxide resistance protein; translated protein: MPIQQSEVLYTAVATAENGRDGRVATDDGRLDLVVNPPKEMGGSGAGTNPEQLFAAGYSACFQGALAVVARQEGVDVSGSTVTAKVGIGKNADGFGITVEISASIPGLGAEDARSLTEKAHQVCPYSKATRGNITVTLA
- a CDS encoding EI24 domain-containing protein, coding for MRDLGAGFGHLLKGQRWMARHRKNYGYGLLPGLITLVLYLATLVVLIVWGADTVAWATPFADDWASPWAGIFRGVLTVVLFALGLLLAVLTFTAVTLLIGSLFYDSLSEAVDRDVSADGTAPESELSFWRDVWVSTRDSLRILVRAALWGVLLFALGFVPVLGQTAVPVAGFLVTGFFLSEELAAGALQRRGLELRERLALLRTRKLLVWGFGTPLGLAFLVPFVAVFLMPGAVAGATLLARDLLGEEILDGPAHASDDDPGPEPDDPAHACDDDPAPDGDTGPHGHPGSGATGRTAHGPV